A single genomic interval of Solimonas sp. K1W22B-7 harbors:
- a CDS encoding TonB-dependent siderophore receptor produces the protein MTMQYGRLRPLLSVAAGVGLAVFSHGSLAQEAAPAAEAVPEAQAAAVEEPAKAGAEEAVILPAVTVTDTALHPTTEGSGSYTSRQVTIGKTPQSIRETPQAVTVITRQRLDDQNLTSVPKALKQATGVTVLRFDGAGNFNNYYLRGYQVDAIQLDGINFGATGNVVEFDTAMYDRVEILHGPGGLFQGSGEPSGVINLARKRALASTQFGGASTVGSWDTYRTELDATGALTADGRLRGRVVGAYNHQDSYQDVVGSTRQMLYGTLEYDLTPATTLSAGIAWQDIDAVIDQGLPAYANGDLLKVPRSTFIGADWNKQELESTDLFTELEHRLANGGYLKASVRKLDRYMLYRVARANSAVDVNTGNVNLQTGIYSPDRENLSADIYASLPFELWGLTHNLTTGFDWRKQEEEAKSTAFANTATMNVFNPDHNVPQPNWVFNSLSGVETRQYGAYAQLRIKPLAWATVVGGGRLSWWESQSYNRLTGARTADYDEEAEFTPYAALLFDVTPDVSLYASWAEVFQPQNNMTVDGSQLPPRTGRQYEAGVKAELLQDRLNAQFAVFRIRDNDRAIADPNPPTPLPPTSPANPSISAGEVESQGFETELAGRILPGWDLTLGYAYVDTEYLRGATTAQTGQSFSTATPRHVGNLWSKYEFGQGVLRDLSIGAGIKAVSSFYAQSGAVRFWAPAYTVVSAQLGYRLTSHWQTTLSADNLFDEKYYEKVSGAGRQNFYGEPVNMTLVLRGSF, from the coding sequence ATGACCATGCAGTACGGGCGTCTGCGCCCGCTCCTTTCCGTTGCCGCCGGTGTGGGCCTGGCGGTGTTCTCCCATGGGTCCCTGGCGCAGGAGGCAGCCCCGGCCGCCGAAGCGGTGCCGGAAGCACAGGCCGCTGCGGTCGAGGAGCCGGCCAAAGCAGGCGCTGAGGAGGCGGTGATCCTGCCCGCCGTTACCGTGACCGACACGGCATTGCACCCGACCACCGAGGGCAGCGGCAGCTACACCAGCCGGCAGGTGACGATCGGCAAGACCCCGCAGTCGATCAGGGAAACGCCGCAGGCGGTCACGGTCATCACGCGCCAGCGGCTCGACGACCAGAATCTGACCTCGGTGCCCAAGGCGCTGAAGCAGGCCACCGGTGTGACCGTGTTGCGCTTCGACGGTGCGGGCAACTTCAACAACTACTACCTGCGCGGCTACCAGGTCGATGCCATCCAGCTCGACGGCATCAACTTCGGCGCCACCGGCAACGTGGTGGAGTTCGACACCGCGATGTACGACCGCGTCGAAATCCTGCATGGGCCGGGTGGCCTGTTCCAGGGTTCCGGCGAGCCCAGCGGCGTGATCAACCTGGCGCGCAAGCGTGCGCTGGCCTCCACGCAGTTCGGCGGCGCCTCCACCGTCGGCAGCTGGGACACCTACCGCACCGAGCTCGACGCCACGGGTGCACTGACGGCGGACGGCCGCCTGCGCGGCCGCGTGGTCGGTGCCTACAACCACCAGGATTCCTACCAGGATGTGGTCGGCTCGACGCGCCAGATGCTCTACGGCACGCTGGAATACGACCTGACCCCTGCAACGACGCTGTCGGCCGGCATCGCCTGGCAGGATATCGACGCGGTGATCGACCAGGGCCTGCCGGCCTATGCCAACGGCGATCTCCTGAAGGTGCCGCGCTCGACCTTCATCGGTGCCGACTGGAACAAGCAGGAGCTGGAGTCCACCGATCTCTTCACCGAGCTGGAGCACCGCCTTGCCAATGGTGGCTACCTCAAGGCTTCCGTGCGCAAGCTGGACCGCTACATGCTGTACCGCGTGGCGCGCGCCAACAGTGCGGTCGATGTGAATACCGGGAATGTGAACCTGCAGACCGGCATCTACAGTCCGGATCGGGAAAACCTCAGCGCCGACATCTACGCCAGCCTGCCGTTCGAGCTCTGGGGCCTGACCCACAACCTGACGACCGGCTTCGACTGGCGCAAGCAGGAGGAGGAAGCAAAGTCCACCGCCTTCGCCAACACCGCGACGATGAACGTGTTCAATCCGGACCACAACGTCCCGCAGCCGAACTGGGTGTTCAACAGCCTGAGTGGAGTCGAGACGCGGCAGTATGGTGCGTACGCCCAGTTGCGGATCAAGCCGCTGGCCTGGGCCACGGTCGTCGGTGGCGGTCGCCTGAGCTGGTGGGAGTCGCAGTCGTACAACCGGCTCACCGGGGCCAGGACCGCCGACTACGACGAGGAGGCGGAGTTCACGCCTTATGCGGCGCTGCTGTTCGACGTGACGCCCGACGTATCGCTGTATGCGAGCTGGGCCGAGGTGTTCCAACCGCAGAACAACATGACGGTCGACGGCAGCCAGCTGCCGCCGCGCACGGGTCGTCAATACGAGGCCGGCGTCAAGGCCGAACTGCTGCAGGATCGCCTGAATGCGCAGTTCGCCGTGTTCCGCATCCGCGACAACGACCGCGCAATCGCCGATCCGAATCCGCCGACCCCGCTACCGCCGACCTCGCCGGCCAATCCTTCGATTTCCGCGGGCGAAGTCGAGAGCCAGGGGTTCGAAACCGAACTGGCGGGCCGCATCCTGCCGGGCTGGGACCTGACGCTGGGCTATGCCTATGTCGATACCGAGTACCTGCGTGGCGCGACCACTGCGCAGACCGGGCAGTCGTTCTCCACCGCGACGCCGCGCCATGTCGGCAATCTCTGGAGCAAATATGAGTTCGGCCAGGGCGTGCTCAGGGACCTGAGCATCGGCGCAGGCATCAAGGCCGTCAGCTCGTTCTATG
- a CDS encoding patatin-like phospholipase family protein — translation MSDPGTKVLLKLQRMEMSAIRAVLAQPAFLLPKEYQRLRYILSFARLHRFAPGAALGRTARADVELDPAIVTPFRELVLRSLYKPLRYGETPRARLGGCMSALDALHAALLLARKALLARHAGEFSEEELHAEVSRKALVTIAGGGGGAGYVYVGAAARLRAEGRSSDYLIGSSIGALIGAFLTRSRHTDIEALMEWAKALRMRDIFSRPYIGATHSMPGITRLHLHSMHQVMSHPDGSPLRLKDLEIPYDAVVSGMRTRAYEHLPSSLRDFTSPLTSGKSFSKLLAERMLLLAAIVNPSVVKPIVLGGDAATQNLRVVDAVGLSAAIPAVLQYEPPSRDAESDAILAALRQQHDVALFVDGGVAANVPARIAWERVQEGRIGTRNAFYLALDCFHPQWEARHLWLWPVTQAVQLQLATQKPYFDWLLSFEPTLSPVNLLPSPQDFDRAFQWGWSQADVMLPFLFKALEPVEWIP, via the coding sequence ATGTCCGACCCCGGCACCAAGGTCCTGCTCAAGCTCCAGCGCATGGAGATGTCGGCGATCCGCGCGGTGCTGGCACAGCCGGCCTTCCTGCTGCCGAAGGAGTACCAGCGCCTGCGCTACATCCTCTCCTTCGCGCGCCTGCACCGCTTCGCCCCCGGTGCCGCGCTGGGCAGGACGGCACGTGCAGACGTGGAACTGGACCCGGCCATCGTCACACCCTTCCGCGAGTTGGTCCTGCGCAGCCTCTACAAGCCGCTGCGCTACGGCGAAACGCCACGCGCGAGGCTCGGCGGCTGCATGTCGGCGCTGGACGCGCTGCACGCAGCCCTGCTGCTGGCGCGCAAGGCCCTGCTGGCGCGCCACGCAGGCGAGTTCAGCGAGGAGGAACTGCATGCCGAGGTCAGCCGCAAGGCCCTGGTGACGATCGCCGGCGGCGGTGGCGGCGCGGGCTATGTCTACGTCGGTGCCGCCGCCAGGCTGCGCGCCGAAGGTCGCTCCTCCGACTACCTGATCGGCTCCTCGATCGGCGCGCTGATCGGCGCCTTCCTGACGCGCTCGCGGCATACCGACATCGAGGCCCTGATGGAGTGGGCCAAGGCGCTGCGCATGCGCGACATCTTCAGCCGCCCCTATATCGGGGCCACGCACAGCATGCCGGGCATCACGCGGCTGCACCTGCACAGCATGCACCAGGTCATGTCGCATCCCGACGGCAGCCCGCTGCGGCTCAAGGACCTGGAGATCCCCTACGACGCGGTGGTCTCCGGCATGCGTACCCGCGCCTATGAGCACCTGCCCTCCAGCCTGCGCGACTTCACCTCGCCGCTGACCAGCGGCAAGAGCTTCTCCAAGCTGCTGGCGGAGCGCATGCTGCTGCTCGCCGCCATCGTCAATCCCAGCGTGGTCAAGCCGATCGTGCTCGGCGGCGACGCCGCCACGCAGAACCTGCGCGTGGTCGATGCCGTGGGCCTGTCGGCCGCCATCCCGGCGGTGCTGCAGTACGAGCCGCCGTCGCGCGACGCCGAGAGCGACGCCATCCTCGCCGCCTTGCGCCAGCAGCACGATGTGGCCCTGTTCGTGGACGGCGGCGTCGCCGCCAACGTGCCGGCGCGCATCGCCTGGGAGCGCGTGCAGGAAGGACGCATCGGCACGCGCAATGCCTTCTACCTCGCGCTGGACTGCTTTCATCCGCAGTGGGAGGCACGCCACCTCTGGCTGTGGCCGGTGACGCAGGCCGTGCAGCTGCAGCTGGCCACGCAGAAGCCCTACTTCGACTGGCTCCTGAGCTTCGAGCCGACCCTGTCGCCGGTCAACCTGCTGCCCTCGCCGCAGGATTTCGACCGTGCCTTCCAGTGGGGCTGGTCGCAGGCCGACGTGATGCTGCCCTTCCTGTTCAAGGCGCTGGAGCCGGTGGAGTGGATTCCCTGA
- a CDS encoding M23 family metallopeptidase — MSDATPRPRRCRRLLFLLLALLLLPFAVPERAQIPVQGATSRDWNPQSFWYEPWGQSGVHKGIDVFAPRGREVRSSTWGIVVYRGQLGIGGKVVAVLGPKWRLHYYAHLDESSAKPLSAVAPGSRLGSVGTSGNAAGKPPHLHYAILSLLPRPWQATAATQGWKRMFFVDPGKLLAAG; from the coding sequence ATGAGCGACGCGACACCCCGCCCGCGCCGGTGTCGCCGGCTCCTGTTCCTGCTGCTCGCGCTTCTCCTCCTGCCCTTCGCGGTACCGGAACGGGCGCAGATTCCGGTGCAGGGCGCCACGTCGCGGGACTGGAACCCGCAGTCCTTCTGGTACGAGCCCTGGGGCCAGTCGGGCGTGCACAAGGGCATCGACGTCTTTGCCCCCCGCGGCCGCGAGGTGCGCTCCTCCACCTGGGGCATCGTGGTGTACCGCGGACAGCTGGGCATCGGCGGCAAGGTCGTCGCCGTGCTCGGCCCGAAATGGCGGCTGCACTACTACGCGCACCTCGACGAATCATCGGCGAAACCCCTGTCGGCGGTAGCACCCGGCAGCCGGCTCGGGAGCGTCGGCACGTCCGGCAATGCCGCGGGCAAGCCCCCGCACCTGCACTACGCCATCTTGTCGCTGTTGCCGCGGCCCTGGCAGGCAACGGCCGCAACCCAGGGCTGGAAGCGCATGTTCTTCGTCGATCCGGGCAAGCTGCTGGCCGCCGGCTGA
- a CDS encoding ATP-binding cassette domain-containing protein produces the protein MLLGLKNVSLRIGNTVLFDGTDFSIDARERVCLVGRNGAGKSTLFRIIAGSQAIDAGEVIRQQGLRVAQLVQDVPPGTDGTVYDVVAEGLGELGRKIAQFHHLSMEAHSEADLEKLGRLQSQIEAQDGWSLESRVQAVITKLDLPADAPFAAQSGGLKRRVLLAQALVSEPDILLLDEPTNHLDIPSIAQLEEFLLSFRGALLFISHDRAFVRKLATRVCDLDRGKLSSWQGGYDAYLTGKADALYAEERQNALFDKKLAQEEVWIRKGVEARRTRSAGRVKALMELRNTFANRRNREGTANIVVQEAERSGKLVAELKNVSQSYGGRQIIRNLNTVVIRGDKVGIIGPNGAGKTTLLNIILGKLQPDAGEVRQGSKLEIAYFDQLRSPLLDDDKTAIDAIGDGKEFIEIAGIRKHVYTYLQDFLFTPDRARCPVRVLSGGERSRLLLAQLFSRPSNLLVLDEPTNDLDMETLDLLEERLVDYSGTVLMVSHDREFLNNVVTRSLVYEGGGRVGDFVGGYDDWLRQRQHQAPVEHTPPKSPVAPAPSPAAAPAAVAASRLNSKDKRELDQLPGRIEKLEAEQTKLAAEISAVGFYQQPREAIAKVELALARTQKELGVAYARWETLEAQR, from the coding sequence ATGCTTCTCGGCCTCAAGAACGTCAGCCTGCGCATCGGCAACACCGTGCTGTTCGACGGCACCGATTTCTCCATCGATGCCCGCGAGCGCGTCTGCCTGGTCGGCCGCAACGGCGCCGGCAAGTCCACCCTGTTCCGCATCATCGCCGGCAGCCAGGCGATCGACGCCGGCGAGGTCATCCGCCAGCAGGGCCTGCGCGTGGCGCAGCTGGTGCAGGACGTGCCGCCGGGTACCGACGGCACGGTCTACGACGTGGTTGCCGAGGGCCTGGGCGAACTGGGCCGCAAGATCGCCCAGTTCCATCACCTGTCCATGGAGGCCCACAGCGAGGCCGACCTGGAGAAGCTCGGTCGCCTGCAGTCGCAGATCGAAGCCCAGGACGGCTGGTCGCTGGAAAGCCGCGTGCAGGCCGTGATCACCAAGCTGGACCTGCCCGCCGACGCGCCCTTCGCCGCGCAGTCCGGCGGCCTCAAGCGCCGCGTGCTGCTGGCGCAGGCCCTGGTCAGCGAGCCCGACATCCTGCTGCTGGACGAGCCGACCAACCACCTCGACATCCCCAGCATCGCGCAGCTGGAAGAATTCCTGCTCAGCTTCCGCGGCGCACTGCTGTTCATCAGCCATGACCGCGCCTTCGTGCGCAAGCTCGCCACCCGCGTCTGCGACCTGGACCGCGGCAAGCTCAGCAGCTGGCAGGGCGGCTACGACGCCTACCTCACCGGCAAAGCCGACGCGCTGTACGCCGAGGAGCGCCAGAACGCGCTGTTCGACAAGAAGCTGGCGCAGGAAGAAGTCTGGATCCGCAAGGGCGTGGAAGCACGCCGCACGCGCAGCGCCGGCCGCGTCAAGGCGCTGATGGAACTGCGCAACACCTTCGCCAATCGCCGCAACCGCGAGGGCACCGCCAACATCGTGGTGCAGGAGGCCGAGCGCTCCGGCAAGCTGGTGGCGGAGCTGAAGAACGTCAGCCAGTCCTACGGCGGCCGCCAGATCATCCGCAACCTCAACACCGTGGTCATCCGCGGCGACAAGGTCGGCATCATCGGCCCCAACGGCGCCGGCAAGACCACGCTGCTCAACATCATCCTGGGCAAGCTCCAGCCCGATGCCGGCGAAGTACGCCAGGGCAGCAAGCTGGAAATCGCCTACTTCGACCAGCTGCGCAGCCCGCTGCTGGACGACGACAAGACCGCGATCGACGCGATCGGCGACGGCAAGGAATTCATCGAGATCGCCGGCATCCGCAAGCACGTCTACACCTACCTGCAGGACTTCCTGTTCACCCCCGACCGCGCACGCTGCCCGGTGCGCGTGCTGTCCGGCGGCGAGCGCTCGCGCCTGCTGCTGGCGCAGCTGTTCTCGCGCCCGTCGAACCTGCTGGTGCTCGACGAACCGACCAACGACCTCGACATGGAGACGCTGGACCTGCTGGAAGAGCGCCTGGTGGACTACTCCGGCACCGTGCTGATGGTCAGCCACGACCGCGAGTTCCTCAACAACGTCGTCACCCGCAGCCTGGTCTACGAAGGCGGCGGCCGCGTCGGCGACTTCGTCGGCGGCTATGACGACTGGCTGCGCCAGCGCCAGCACCAGGCCCCGGTGGAACACACCCCGCCCAAGTCCCCGGTAGCGCCGGCACCCTCCCCTGCGGCAGCTCCGGCGGCTGTCGCCGCCTCGCGGCTCAACAGCAAGGACAAGCGCGAGCTGGACCAGTTGCCCGGCCGCATCGAGAAGCTGGAAGCCGAGCAGACGAAACTCGCCGCGGAGATCAGCGCGGTGGGCTTCTACCAGCAGCCGCGCGAAGCCATCGCCAAGGTCGAGCTGGCGCTGGCCAGGACCCAGAAGGAACTGGGCGTGGCCTATGCACGCTGGGAGACGCTGGAAGCCCAGCGCTGA